GTGAGATGGTCAGGGGCAGCCTGTAAAACAGCTAAATCGAAAAAGTAACCTAACAACTATGGCCACACGTTGTATGGCCATAGTCAGACAACATCATATATGATCATTCCTGGTAAACCAGGCGTTAATCCAGTGTTACGTGAGACCAGTTTTCACCGCTTTTAATACGGTACAACTGCATTTCGCTGATATCAAACTGTTCAGCAATCTGCTTCATGGTTTTTTTACCGGGCTTGTTCAGTAAGCGCTTGATGCTCTTCACTTTGGTCACGTTCAGCTTCAGGCCTTTGAGGCGGTTACGCTGTTTCTCCTTGTAAGCCAGTTTTGCCGGGCTGTTCTGCTGGTGGTCTTCCATTTCCTCTTTGGTAGCCCATTTGAGGTTGCTGGCCTTGTTGTTTTTCTTGTCATAGTCCAGGTGGATCACATATCTGTGAGCACGTCCTGGTCTTTTGTTGAAAAGCTTGGCCACTTCCCGGTGCAGGTAGAGTGACTGGTAGCTGTCCGCCGGTTTTACATTCAAAACCGTATAGCCTTCCACGGTAGAACCCGTGAGCAGCTTACCATCTTCTGTACTTTCATGATAACTGATCACTCTCCCCATGTTTGAAACCGCGTATCTCTTACGCAGGGCAGATTTGTTTTTAATCTGTAAGTCCTTCCAGACTTCATTTCTCAGATTTTTAATTGTGGTCATGTGAAAGTAATTTATAATTTTTGTTTTGATGGGGTTAGTCCGTTTAGACGTAAACGTTACAACCAGCCATTTCATTATCAGCCGGTAGAAAATTCTGTTCAGCTAGTGGGGGAGATGTCCTTTCGAAAATGTGGTCCTTGTATTGTGAAACAATCGCGTCTAATACGTCTTCTATTTCAGCTAATGTTTTGTAAGTTACTAATTGTTGCCTGAATTCCTTTATATGGGGCAGTCCTTTGAGGTAATTTGCGTAATGGCGGCGCATTTCAAGGATTCCCACAATATCACCTTTCCAGGACACGGACTGGCGGAGATGCTTTTTGCAGACTTCTACTCTTTCCAAAACAGTTGGAGGCGGCAAATGTTCGCCCGTCTTCATAAAATGCTTTATCTCCCGGAATATCCAGGGATAACCGATGGCGGCGCGGCCTATCATGACCCCGTCTACGCCAAATTTCTCCCGGGCTGCTATCGTTTGTTCCGGCGTACATATGTCACCGTTACCAAAAATCGGAATTTTGATACGGGGATTATTCTTCACTTTTCCTATCAAAGTCCAGTCTGCATGGCCTTTATACAACTGGGTGCGGGTACGGCCATGAATGGTCAGCGCCTGTATGCCCACGTCCTGCAGCCGCTCTGCCACCTCTTCAATATTCTTCGTGTTGTCGTCCCAGCCGAGGCGGGTTTTTACGGTTACCGGCAGCCGGGTGGCTTTCACCACTGCAGCGGTTAGCTTTACCATCTTAGGGATGTCTTTCAGGATGCCGGCTCCGGCGCCTTTACAAACCACCTTCTTTACCGGGCAGCCAAAATTGATGTCCAGCAGGTCGGGATTGGTCGTTTCCACTATCTGGGCGGCCATGGCCATTGGCTCTTCATCTCCGCCAAAGATCTGGATGCCTACCGGTCTCTCATAAGGGAAAATATCCAGTTTCTGCCGGCTTTTGATGGCATCACGGATAAGCCCCTCCGAAGAAATGAACTCGGTATACATCAGGTCTGCGCCATTATCTTTACAGACCGCACGGAAGGGCGGATCGCTTACATCCTCCATGGGAGCGAGCAACAGCGGGAATTCACCCAATTCTATATTTCCTATCTTCACCATAAGTTAAATACCACGGTGCCAGACCGCAGTTATTATTTTTATACTTTATATTACTCTTTTTCACAGCGGGAAGTGACAGTTCCTTACTCCCGGAGGTAAGCAGGCAGCATACATAAAAAGATGACGGAGATCACCAGGTATCACTGCAAACTGGATTTCACGATGTAAATTTACGCAAAATTAATACAGTAAGTATTTATGACCGGTTATCTGAAACAGTCCCCACCCGCTTTACAGTTTATTACCTTTTTCGGTTTCTTTATCGGCTTTATGCTGATATACAATACAGCCCTGATGTTGCTGATGGAACCGCTGACTGGTCATTCATTGCTGGACCTTCAAAACGGGGATATTAAGGACCCTAACCTTATCGGCTATCTGAAAATTACACAGTTTTTATATTCCATCGTGGTTTATTTGGTGCCGGCAGCCCTTTTTGCCTACCTGTGGCAGCCTTATCCCGGTAGCTATCTGGGCCTGAAGCCCGCCCCGCGGGCCCTTCAGATACTGCTGGCGCTGATGGCCATGTACAGCATCACCTGGTTTGGCGGCTATCTGAACAACTGGAACCAGACCTGGAACGTACCGCAGGCAGCCCGCGATATGCAGGCACAAGCCGAAAAACTGGTGGGCGTGATGCTTCACATGCCATCTGTCAAAGACCTTTTCGTTAACCTGATGTTAATGGCCATTGTGCCTGCTATAGCAGAAGAGGTGTTCTTTCGCGGCGTATTCCAGCGCCTGCTCATCCAAAGCACCCGCAGGGTATGGCTCAGCGTATTCCTGACCGCTGTCTTTTTCAGCTTCATTCATTTTGAAATGCTCGGCTTTATGGTCCGGGTAGTGCTGGGCTTTGTGCTGGGCGCCATCTACGTGCTGAGCGGCAACCTCTGGTTAAGCATCTTTGCCCATATACTCAACAATGGCTCACTGGTGGTGATGATATACCTGTTCCAGCAGGGCATTATTAAGACCGACCCCACCAAAGACACGCCGGTAGAATGGTATATCGCGCTGTTCAGCCTCGTGGTCTCCGTCGGCCTGCTATGGGCACTACGCCAGAAATCCACGCCCATGCTCATGACAGCCCCTGTTCAAAAGGCAGACAACGATCAAATAGACGACACCGGTGTGGATGAAAATCAGTAATTTACCGGGGAGACAAACGTTATTACCATGGAAAAAGATTGGGTGAAAATATTTTCGAGTGACCGTCCCTTTGAAGCGGAGATAGTAAAAGGTATGCTGGCAGACAACGGCGTCACCGCGGTGCTGATCAATCGTCAGTCATCTTCCTACAATATTACCCTCCCCGGACAGGTGGAATTGTATGTGCACGAAAAAGAAGAACAAATAGCAAGGGACCTTGTGCATAATCATAACAACCTTCCCACCGGCGACCAGGTGTCGGAATAGCAATTTGCTCCGCAGGGTAATTTTGCACACTTTTGCGGTTCAGAATCATTAACAGAACTACGCATAATGAAGACTTTTTTTACCCGCACTGCCTCTGCGCTTGTGTTTGTGGCAGTGATGCTGGGAGGTATCTTATGGAGTCCCTTTACCTTCTTTCTGCTTTTTTTCCTGGTCAGCTTCTTTGCGCTGCAGGAATTTTTTAAGCTCATGCGCCTGATCGATACCGGCTACAACAATATCCCCTCCTGGCACAAATGGGGAGTAACCATCGCAGGTTGCGCCATCATGCTGTCTTTTACCGGAGAATATTTTCAGCTGGGCGGCATCTCCACCGGCTTCCTCGGATGGTGGATCGCTATTATTTTCCTGCTGGTATTGCCCCTCGGTGAAATATTGCTGGACAAGGACTTCTCTCCCCGTAATGTAGGTTATTCCTGCATGGGGCTGCTGTATGCGGTCGTTCCCTTCAGCCTGCTGGTCAATATCCGGCTCAATGCCATCGATATCCACTATACACCGGAGAACGTAGGCACAGCCCCCGGCTGGCTGATTCCCTTGCTGCTTATCATTTTTATCTGGATCAATGATACCATGGCCTATATTGTAGGCTCTCTCATAGGCCGTACGCCTTTCTTTCCTTCCATTTCCCCTAAGAAAACCATCGAAGGCACCGTGGGAGGGATGATACTGGCCGTGGCCGCCGCCGGCGTATATGGTTACTATTGGGGTCAGCAATACCTGTCATTGCAGCACTGGCTGGTGCTGGCTGGCATCGCAGCCGTATTCGGCACCATCGGCGACCTGCTGGAATCCAGGCTCAAACGCATGGCCGGCGTCAAAGATTCCGGAAATATCATGCCCGGCCATGGTGGCTTCCTCGATCGCTTCGATTCCCTGCTGCTGGCCACCCCGTTCGCCTGGATTTATGTACATGCCTTCATGATGTCCTAGCACACACATAATCAATATTTTATATTCATCTGACAGAAAAAAGTATTTCTGAAGTAAATTTGCACTTTGCTTAATCATCCCGGCGAAAGCCTGGATATATATAAAAATCTAACAAACAAGAAAACAAATGAAGATCCATCGTGAAGGATTTGCTACCATTTCCCTGGTATTCCTGGTACTGGCACTGATCAACGGAGCAGTATTTTACTGGCTGGGCTCTATCCCGGCAGTGAGCTATGCTGTCCTGATCTTTTCCATCCTGTTCTTCCTTTTTATCGTATCCTTTTTCCGTGTACCGGCCAGACAGTATACTACCGGAGACAACCTGGTGATCTCTCCCTGCGATGGTAAAGTGGTGGTGATTGAAGAAGTTTTTGAACCGGAGTACTTCCAGGACAAACGCCTGCAGGTATCTATTTTTATGAGCCCTGCCAACGTGCACGTGAACCGCAACCCTATCAGCGGTACCGTGAAGCTGTCCCAGTACCATGCCGGTAAATACCTCGTGGCATGGCATCCGAAATCTTCTACAGAAAATGAAAGGCATTCTGTGGTAATCGGCAACCAGAAAGCGGATATCCTGGTAAGACAGATCGCAGGCGCCCTCGCACGCAGGATCGTTAACTACCTCAAACCAGGCATGCAGGTAAGCCAGAATGAAGAAATGGGCTTTATCAAATTCGGCTCCCGTGTGGACCTTTACCTGCCTATAGGCACAGAAGTGGCCGTACAACTGGAGCAAGTGGTAAAAGGCGGACAGACCGTGATCGCAAAAATCTAGTATATTAACAGACTTAAACCGGACCGTATGAAAAATGTTTTGACTGCGCTGACAATGTTACTCCTGGCCACAGGGGCCGCCACCGCTCAGGATAAACCTGGCCACAAGGCGCCTGCCAAAGAGGCCACGGCAACAGCACACAAACCGCTGCCCTGCGGCACAGCGAAGATGATGCAGTGTCAACAGGACTCTACGGCCCGCAACAAAACGAAAAAAAGCTGCTGTTTACAGCCCTCCCGCACTGCCGGCCTCAGGACCGCTGCTATCAGGAAGGCACAGTAACACCACGCTGTCTCATAAAAGAAACGGGGATTTCGATAATCGAAATCCCCGTTTCTTTTTTACAGAATATTTCTGAGTTCTTTTAGATGTCCGATGGTAAAGGTCGGCGTAAAATCTACCGGTGGTTTCGCCGGATTAAAATACACCTGGTCCATGCCCACACCATGCGCCCCCTTAATATCCAACTCCATGGCATCGCCCACCATAATGCTTTCCGCCGCAGTAGTGCCGGCTTTGGCCATGGCATACTCAAAAATCGGAGCATACGGCTTCAGGCTGCCAGCCACTTCGGAAGTGACAATATGGGTGAAATAGTGTTCAATTCCCGCATTCCTCATCTTTAACAGCTGCGTTTCCTCAAACCCGTTGGTAATCATGTGCATCGGGTAGTTTTTAGCAGCGAGGTAGTCCAGCGTTTCTTTCGTTTCGGGAAACAGCGCCTTTTTGTTCGGCAGTATCTCCAGAAACGCTGTGCTGATGGCCTGGCACAGCTTCTCATCACCGATCTTGAAATCCAGCAACGCGAGGCGGAAACGTTTATCACGCAGTTCTGCCCGGTTGATGAAGCCTTTGCGGAAGCGGTCCCATAACCGTTCGTTGTGCCCGACATAAGATTCTGAAAATGCTTCAAAAGATGGTACTCCGCGGTTGGCCAGTCCATGACTGTTGAAAAGTTCCAGCAAGGTCTCCTGTTCGTTGGTTTCAAAGTCCCAGAGCGTATGGTCCAGGTCAAAGAAAAGATGTTTATATCTCATAACGCGGCAAAGGTACAAAATACCAGACAGATGGGGTTTCCAGACTAAGGTCATTCAGCCAAAATTCACTATTTTAACACTTTAATCGAAGAAATTATGAACGCAGTTATAACAGGTGCCAGCAAAGGTATCGGAAAGGCTATTGGAGAAAGACTGGCAGCAGAAGGTTTCAACGTGATCATCTGTGCACGGAATACAGACGCGCTGGCCGCTGCAAAGGCAGCTATTCAGGAGAAGAATCCCGCTGTAACAGTCATCGCCGAATCTGTAGACATGGGCGATAAAGCCCAGGTAATGGCTTTTGCACAGAAAATCAAAGACACCTGGTCCACCGTGGATATACTGGTCAACAATGCCGGCATCTTTATCCCCGGCGCCCTTCATGAAGAAGCTGATGGCCTGCTTGAAAAACTGATGGCCGTCAATGTCTACAGCGCCTACCACCTCACCCGTGAACTGCTGCCCCTCATGATAGCCCAACGTAACGGCCATATCTTCAATATGTGCTCCACCGCCAGCCATCATGCCTATCCCAACGGCGGCTCCTACAGTATCACCAAATATGCCCTGCTCGGATTCACCAAAAACCTGCGCCGCGAACTGATGCCCCACAACGTGCGGGTGACCGCCGTTAGTCCCGGGCCTACGCTCACCGCCTCCTGGGACGGCTTCGAAGCGCCGCCGGACAGGATGATGCCCCCGGAAGATATCGCCAGCGTAGTATGGGGAGCCTTTACACTGGCCAAACAGACTGTTGTTGAAGAAATACAGCTCAGACCCATGTTAGGAGATATTTAAAACTATTAGGAATTAGTAATTACGAATTATGAATTAAGGGCATGTTTATAAAAAGGTTCCTAAATAGTCCTTCCACTAAGAAACCCACATTCGTAATTTGTAATTCGTAATTCGTAATTGCATATATATAATCTTTTAACTAAGTTTTAACGGCAGTTGACACCGCTTCCGGAGCGGGTTTGGTTAAATTTGTTGACATAACTATGAAGGACAGATTTAGTATAAGGAAGTACATTTTCTCTGTTTTGTGTTGCTTAGGGCTGGTCGTTTGTGCCAGCGCACAAGATCTCCGCTTTACCACCAGCGTGAGCAGCAATTCCGTTACCCTGGACGAACCTTTCCAGATCCAGTTCATGCTGGAAAACGGGACCAACATCGCCAGCTTTACACCACCCAGCTTTAAAGACTTTGAAGTACTGCAAGGCCCTTCACAAATGCAGGGACAATCCATCTTCAATGGTCGCCGCTCCGAGTATTTTGCACTGAACTATGTGCTGCAGCCCAAACATGTGGGCAGCTTCACCATTCCCGGCGCACAGGCCAGGGTAAACGGCAATGTCATCAAGTCCAACCCGGTACTCATTGAAGTACGGAAAGGCAACGCCCAGGCACAGCAACCGCAACAACAGCCGCAACAGATGGTGCCCCAGCACCGCGGACAAAGCGGTGGCGGCATCAGCGAAGACCTGTCTGACGGCATCCTCAAAAAAGGGGAGGACATCAACGAAAAACTGAAGAAAAACATCTTCCTTAAAGTAGACGTAGATAAAACCAACCTCTACGAAGGTGACCAACTAACGGCCACGTATAAACTCTATACACGGCTCCCGACAAACTCCAGCGTCACCAAAGTACCGGCATTCAAAGGGTTTTCCGCTAAAGACATAGAACTTCCCAATCCGCCGCAGGCAACGGAAGAACGTATCAACGGCGTCCCCTATAAAGTATTCACCATCCGTAAAACACTGCTGTTCCCGCTGCAGTCCGGCACACTGGAATTAGATCCGGTAGAGGTGGACAACCAGGTGCGGCTCGTGAAACTGGTGGGCAACGGAAAACGCAACCGTGGCCGCGACCCGTTTGAAGATTTCTTCAACGATCCGGCATTCAAAGACCCGTTCTTCGACGATTTTTTCAACCGGCCGGAAGTGGAATACCAGGATGTTCCCTATAAAATCCAGAGCAACCCGATCAGGATCAACGTAAAACCATTGCCGGTGGAAGGCCGTCCACTCAGCTATAACGGCGCAGTAGGCAGCTTCAAAATGACTGCTGTAGTGGATAAAACCACCCTCAGCACCGACGACGCCCTTACGCTCAAAGTAACCATCAGCGGCCATGGCAACGTAAACCTGCTCAATGCTCCCAAAGTGGACGTACCCTCCGGGTTTGAGAAGTACGATCCCAAAATGACGGACGACATCGAGAAAAACAGCAACCCGCTTTCCGGCAGCAGGCAGTTTGAATACGTGCTCATGCCACAGGAAGCAGGCAAACATACCATTCCTGCCGTCGAGTTTTCGTACTTCGATCCGGCAGCCAACAGTTACAAGACACTCCGCTCTGAACCTTTTGTGATCGACATCACACAAGGCAAACGGGTAAAAGAAGATAAACATGATTTTGGCGTAGGCAAAAACGAACTGGTGAAAATAGACGGAGGTATCCAGCAATGGACCAGAAGCCGCAGCTGGTTTATCATCAGTCCGTGGTTCTATGTGTTGCTGGCGCTGCCGCTGCTTATCGCCGGCGCCATCATCTTCTACAAACGCAGAAAAGATTACAATACCACCAATGCCGCCCTGCTGAAACACCGCTACGCCAATAAAGTAGCGCTGAAGCGGCTGGAGCTGGCCGCCCGTTACCTCAAAGAAGGCAAGGACAAAGCTTTCTATGAAGAAACGTCCCGCGCCGTCTGGGGTTATCTCAGCCACAAACTGAAAATTCCTTTCGCAGACCTGAGCAAACAACTGATACAGGATAAACTGGCCGCCCGTCATATTAACGGCACCAATACCAGCGACCTGTTTGAGCTGATCGACAACTGCGAAGTGGCCTTGTATGCCCCGGCCCATAACAACGATAAAATGCAGGGCACCTATTCCAAAGCGGTGACGATCATCAGCAACCTGGAAGATGCACTCAAAAACTAATCAAGAGAAAAGGTAGTATGCCCGGATATAAACATATTAAATCAGCCCTGTTACTGGCCGTCCTGTTGTTAACCGGCAGCATCCTCAGGGCACAGCAGGCACTCCCGCAACAACGTTTTGATGCGGCCAACAGCCTTTATCAGCAAAGCAAATTCACAGAAGCCGCGGCCGCTTATCAACAACTGATAGACGAAGGCTACGCTATAAAAGCACTGTATTTCAACGCCGGCAATGCCTACTACAAAGCCGGTAAAACAGGAGAGGCGGTTTTTAACTACGAAAAAGCCCTGCAACTGGCGCCCCGCGATGAAGCGGCCAAACACAACCTGGCCCTTGCGAATCAAAAAGTGAACGGCTTCGTAGATGAGTTACCGTTAGTATTCTTCCAACAGTGGTGGCGGCAGCTTCAGCAGCTGCACAAGCCCAATGGCTGGGCCGTTGGATGCATCGTTTTTTTCTGGCTGGTGATAGCCGGCGTGATGCTCAACACCTTCCTGCCCGGCTGGAAAAACAAATTCCTCCGCTGGGGCAATTATGCGCTCGGGACCTTGTTTACGCTTTATCTGGTAATGGCCATAGACACTTATGCGGTAGCCAACAACCACCAGGCAGGTATTATCATGCATAGCAATATCAAAGTAAAAACGGCGCCGGACGATAATAGTAAGGATGCCTTTGAAGTACAGGAAGGTATGAAAGTACATATTGCAGATGCTACCAAAGACTTCTGTAAGATATCGCTGGCCGACGGTAAAACCGGATGGATCAGCTGCGCCTGGATTAAGCGACTGTAGGGCGGGAGTTATACCGCCAGCGGCATGTGCCGCGATAACATGTGCTCCATGCTGATGGTAAGGCGGTTGCCATTGGGACGGCGGGTTTCATCAAACAGTTGTTGCGCCTGAATTCCTGCTTTCATCTGATATTTCTCACTCATCATATACAGCCGTTCTGCGGCGATGTCTATACCGGCAGCCTGGCGCTCGCCGATATCGTCCAGTAATTCGCTGGCCTGAATGCCGTTGTCTTCCAACTGGATATAGAGCCGGTTATCATCTTTCCCGATATGGACCACCAGGCGTCCGCCGGTTTTCTCCGGGCGCATCAGTAACCGGTGCCAGATCACATATTGTACATAAGGCTGGATGATCAGGGGAGGGATGAGGGTACTGTGGGAATTCACGTCCTGCACAATCCTCACTTGATAAGAAAACTGTTGGTCAAAACGAAGCTGCTCCAGTTGTATATAGAGTTCCAGCGCTTCCAGGTCTTCCTGCAGCGTTACCCACTCTTTGTTGAAATTACTGATCATGAGGCGCATCAGCCGTGCAAAGCGGGTGAGGTACAGCGAGGCCATGTCCGTACTGGTGGTAAGGATATAATGATGGATAGCGTTGAGGCTGTTAAATATAAAATGCGGGTCCATATGTGCCTGGAAAGCATGGAGTTCCAGGTTGATTAAGGTGTGTTGTATGGTTATTTCTTTCGCTGAGGCTCTTCTAATTCTTTTTTCCCGGCGGATAAAAAATACTACAATGGCAAGGAGACTTAACAAAAAAAATAGCCAATACGGCCATCCCGCAGCCAAAACTATTTCAATGAAATGTTGTACCACGACTAAGGTTTACAGGAAAGTTGAACGTCTTTCTGATCAGTCCAATAAATATCGGTCAAAACACTCCTTTGGGGAAGCGGGAATTATCCGGAGGCAGGTTTTTACAGGCAAGCGGGGAGAAATTGCGGAAAAGTGGTTTTCAATTCAGGAATTTTCTGATTTGCGATTTTTTGATCGAGACTGCTCTGATGTCTTTCAAATCAAAAAATCGTAAATCAAAAAATCCCAAAATGACTAGGCTTCGGTGAATTTATATCCTACGCCTCTTACAGAGTGGAAATACTTGGAGTTGCGGCTGTCTTCCTCAAAATATTTACGGAAGTTGAGGATGAAGTTATCGATGGTACGCGTGGTGGGGTATACGTTATATCCCCAAACCACCTGCAATATTTTTTCACGGGTGACAACTTCGCCTTTATTTTCGATCAGCAGTTTCAGCAGCATGGCTTCTTTCTTGCTCAGTTCATAGTGTTTACCGTCTTTGCCTACGCATTCCTGTGCAGCGAAATCGATCATATTATTGCCGAAGCGGTACACATTGGGCACGCTGTCTTTATCCTGTATTTTTTTGTTTTTGACGATCAGCTTCTCTACGCGGAGCAGCAGCTCTTCGAGGTTGAAGGGTTTGGTCATGTAGTCATCACCGCCTTTTTTGAGGCCCAGCACCCGGTCGGCGCTGCTGTTTTTGGCGCTCAGGAAGAGGATGGGCACTTCATTGTTTTGGATGCGGATGTTTTCGCATACAGCAATGCCGTCCATTTCCGGCAGCATGATATCCAGTATGATGAGATCGAAATATTCGTTTTTTACTGCTTTCAGGGCAGCGGTACCATTGTCTACGGCGGTCACCTCGTATCCTTCCAGTTCCAGGTTGAGCTTCAGCGCCTCCTGTAGGTTCTCCTCGTCTTCCACCAGTAATATGGATGCTTTGGTCGCTTCCTTCATGTGTTATCGTTTGATGTGACTATAAATCACGGACTTGCCGAAGCATGAATCCGTCAACTAATTTACGCTCTTTGCACGGAATATTCCTGCCACATTATCTCGAAGCAGGCGCCGGCAGGCTGGTTGTCTTTCACCCATATCAGGCCATTGTGCTGTTCAACGATCTTGGCGGTGAGAAACAGTCCTAATCCCGAGCCTTTGGCTTTTCTGGTGTTTTCATTGCCAAGGCGGTAGAACTTCATGAAGATGCGTTCCTTTTCCTCATCGGGCACCCCGGGGCCTTCATCCGACACCTGCAATTTCAGGCGATGGCCGGATTCAAAGAGGCGTACCGTGATCGTGGAGTTACGGGGAGCATATTTCACCGCATTTTCTACCAGGTTGCTGAGGATTATCTGCAACATCAGTTTGTCACCTTCCAGCCATACATGTGGCAGAATGTCTGCATTTATGACATGTGTCGCGATGCGGTTGCGCAGTTCCCGGATATTCCCTTCCAGCAAGGCGGAGAAGTCGAGCGGCTCCTTAAACAGTTGATAGTTGTGGGTTTCCAGCTGTGCTGCCAGCAAAATGTTGTTACAGAGCTGGTCGAGCCGGTTGGTTTCCCGGATGGTATTATCTATCAGCTTGGCCTGCTTTTCCTCATCCAGCCTATGTCTGCGGATGGTTTCCAGGTTCAGTTTGGCGGCAGCGATGGGTGATTTTAACTCATGTGTCACGGCCATCATAAAGTTTTGCTGCTGCCGGCTGAGCTTCATGTATTTCCAGACCGCTCTATATACAAAGAGCGCGCCGAGCAGAATGATCCCTAAAAAAATGGCACCTTCTCCGACATATTTAAAAGACCGCATATGAGCGTCTTTTTCTATCCGTTGAAATTCCAGCTGATGTTCTACCGGCTGGGCGAGGCTATCAATACGCAGGGAGAGGTTTTGTTTTTCGAACTGACTGATCTGTTCGCTTTGTCTGAACAGCAGCACGCCCCACCAGATGAGAGCGACGATAGTATAAGCCAGTACCAGCAGGTAAATGAAGGAAACTGACTGTCCTTCCTGCATTTTATTAAAGAATTTTCTCATCATGGCCGTTTGCCGGCTTTCTCTATCCGCAGACCTATATTCATTACATGGGGAAGCGGATTTTGCCGCATGTTTTGTTCAAATGTAAAATGATAGGTGCCTGGTTTGTTGAAGAGGGCTTTTTGCTGGATAAGGACCCGGTGTTCAAAAATATCATCGATACCGTTGCCATGCCATTTGCCATTGATATCAGCCAGCGGCAGTTCCACCCTTTGTTCTTTGGGAATACTGTCGTCCGGATATTTGGTGCCTATCAGCAGCCACATATTGCTGTAGGGGTAGGCATCGCTATGGCGTACATTCACATAAATATCAAACAGGGTAGCAGTATCTTCCGGCAGAATGTTCACATCAAAAGCAGGTTTATAGCCGTAAGCCCAGTCATGTCCCGGTATTTCCTGGTTCTTTTCGTAGGCATCCATTTTGATCGGCTTGCAGGCTGCAGCCAGTAAAAGTAAACCTGCGGTTACCCCAAATAGTCTTTTCATATACGGTATACGCCTTACTATAAAACGTTTAATACTTGTTCTTTGGCTTTCTCCAGTTCATCTTTCATCAGTACTACCCATTGCTGGATACCGGCGTCGTTGGCTTTGGAACCGGTGGTATTGATTTCGCGGCCTATCTCCTGCAATACGAAGCCCAGTTTCTTTCCTTTGGCAGGATCTTCTTCTTTCAGGATCTCACGGAAGTAGCGGAGGTGGTTTTCCAGACGGGACAGTTCTTCAGAGATATCCAGTTTTTCCAG
The Chitinophaga varians genome window above contains:
- a CDS encoding phosphatidylserine decarboxylase family protein yields the protein MKIHREGFATISLVFLVLALINGAVFYWLGSIPAVSYAVLIFSILFFLFIVSFFRVPARQYTTGDNLVISPCDGKVVVIEEVFEPEYFQDKRLQVSIFMSPANVHVNRNPISGTVKLSQYHAGKYLVAWHPKSSTENERHSVVIGNQKADILVRQIAGALARRIVNYLKPGMQVSQNEEMGFIKFGSRVDLYLPIGTEVAVQLEQVVKGGQTVIAKI
- a CDS encoding SDR family oxidoreductase, with product MNAVITGASKGIGKAIGERLAAEGFNVIICARNTDALAAAKAAIQEKNPAVTVIAESVDMGDKAQVMAFAQKIKDTWSTVDILVNNAGIFIPGALHEEADGLLEKLMAVNVYSAYHLTRELLPLMIAQRNGHIFNMCSTASHHAYPNGGSYSITKYALLGFTKNLRRELMPHNVRVTAVSPGPTLTASWDGFEAPPDRMMPPEDIASVVWGAFTLAKQTVVEEIQLRPMLGDI
- a CDS encoding phosphatidate cytidylyltransferase → MKTFFTRTASALVFVAVMLGGILWSPFTFFLLFFLVSFFALQEFFKLMRLIDTGYNNIPSWHKWGVTIAGCAIMLSFTGEYFQLGGISTGFLGWWIAIIFLLVLPLGEILLDKDFSPRNVGYSCMGLLYAVVPFSLLVNIRLNAIDIHYTPENVGTAPGWLIPLLLIIFIWINDTMAYIVGSLIGRTPFFPSISPKKTIEGTVGGMILAVAAAGVYGYYWGQQYLSLQHWLVLAGIAAVFGTIGDLLESRLKRMAGVKDSGNIMPGHGGFLDRFDSLLLATPFAWIYVHAFMMS
- the dusB gene encoding tRNA dihydrouridine synthase DusB, with the translated sequence MVKIGNIELGEFPLLLAPMEDVSDPPFRAVCKDNGADLMYTEFISSEGLIRDAIKSRQKLDIFPYERPVGIQIFGGDEEPMAMAAQIVETTNPDLLDINFGCPVKKVVCKGAGAGILKDIPKMVKLTAAVVKATRLPVTVKTRLGWDDNTKNIEEVAERLQDVGIQALTIHGRTRTQLYKGHADWTLIGKVKNNPRIKIPIFGNGDICTPEQTIAAREKFGVDGVMIGRAAIGYPWIFREIKHFMKTGEHLPPPTVLERVEVCKKHLRQSVSWKGDIVGILEMRRHYANYLKGLPHIKEFRQQLVTYKTLAEIEDVLDAIVSQYKDHIFERTSPPLAEQNFLPADNEMAGCNVYV
- a CDS encoding CPBP family intramembrane glutamic endopeptidase, which translates into the protein MTGYLKQSPPALQFITFFGFFIGFMLIYNTALMLLMEPLTGHSLLDLQNGDIKDPNLIGYLKITQFLYSIVVYLVPAALFAYLWQPYPGSYLGLKPAPRALQILLALMAMYSITWFGGYLNNWNQTWNVPQAARDMQAQAEKLVGVMLHMPSVKDLFVNLMLMAIVPAIAEEVFFRGVFQRLLIQSTRRVWLSVFLTAVFFSFIHFEMLGFMVRVVLGFVLGAIYVLSGNLWLSIFAHILNNGSLVVMIYLFQQGIIKTDPTKDTPVEWYIALFSLVVSVGLLWALRQKSTPMLMTAPVQKADNDQIDDTGVDENQ
- a CDS encoding YjjG family noncanonical pyrimidine nucleotidase; translated protein: MRYKHLFFDLDHTLWDFETNEQETLLELFNSHGLANRGVPSFEAFSESYVGHNERLWDRFRKGFINRAELRDKRFRLALLDFKIGDEKLCQAISTAFLEILPNKKALFPETKETLDYLAAKNYPMHMITNGFEETQLLKMRNAGIEHYFTHIVTSEVAGSLKPYAPIFEYAMAKAGTTAAESIMVGDAMELDIKGAHGVGMDQVYFNPAKPPVDFTPTFTIGHLKELRNIL
- a CDS encoding NUMOD4 domain-containing protein encodes the protein MTTIKNLRNEVWKDLQIKNKSALRKRYAVSNMGRVISYHESTEDGKLLTGSTVEGYTVLNVKPADSYQSLYLHREVAKLFNKRPGRAHRYVIHLDYDKKNNKASNLKWATKEEMEDHQQNSPAKLAYKEKQRNRLKGLKLNVTKVKSIKRLLNKPGKKTMKQIAEQFDISEMQLYRIKSGENWSHVTLD
- a CDS encoding DUF2007 domain-containing protein gives rise to the protein MEKDWVKIFSSDRPFEAEIVKGMLADNGVTAVLINRQSSSYNITLPGQVELYVHEKEEQIARDLVHNHNNLPTGDQVSE